The following is a genomic window from Spirosoma foliorum.
AAAAATTGCGTGTTTTCGGAAAGGGTTGGAAGGATGGGGAGGAGGAGCATGGTGAGAACCTTCTGGGAGATGCTTACTGGTCTTCGAATTGATTTTGGACGGAGAGTACAAAGTCAATCGAAACATCATTATCCTCAGCAATTTCTTCGATTGATAATTTTTGTCGAATCAAGGCTTTTTTCACAGCTTCGGTTTTCATTTCCTCAATCTTTCTCTTCTCCTCATTTACCGCTTCTGCATTAATAGCTGTAATTCGGGCAAACTGAAATCGCTCTTCAGGAGACATTTTTCGAGTGTCTAATTCATCGATCGCCTTCTTCAGCCATTCTTCATTCCAAAAAGCTGGATACTGTGTTGCTTCTGTCACTGTATGCAAAGTCTTCATGGTGAAAATTAGTTTCTCTAAATCGGTTTGGATAGTAGCGGCTTCTATGTCAAATTTAGCTAATTCTATGATAATAAACGATATCTGACTATCAACCAGTTCGCCAGACTCACTTCGCAGATTAGCTATAGTATGGTAATTCATTGTAGGCAAAATACTCTTTTCTAGAAAGGCGATACAGTATATTTTAGGCAAGTTAGAATAGTCGAATTGACCACGTTCGACAAGCGTATTGAACTTGTGAAGCGTATAGAATTTCATGCGTTGAATGAAATTAGGCGAATGTGCTAATTGCATTTCAACGATAAACTGGTTTCCTTTCTCGTCGGTACAAGCTAAATCGTAAATGCCACTTCGGCTATCTATTGTTAAAGCTTCAAAAGCATTCTTTTCAAACTGTATATCACGAATAGGTATAGCAGATTTGGTAAGCGCCTGTAGTGATCTTCGTAGAAAAAGAGTATTTGTTTCGTTCCCAAAAGTAGCCTTAAAACCATAGTCTGATATAATGGGAATAAAACGATAATCACTAGTTTCCAATGTTTCCATGGCTCAAGATTAGCTATAAAAACTAAGTTAGAGAAATATTAGTATTTATTATCTTTATTAATGTGACATTTGGGGGACTTGCTATAATTTTTATTAAATCAAGGCACCTTATATTGGCATCTATATCAAATAGATTTTCTTATTCCATAATCCTTCCAATCACCCCCAATTCTTTCTGCCAAAGGCCCTTTTTCCCAAATGTTTCCAAATTTGAGATCGTGTTTTGTAGACACTTGATCGTACCGGCGCCTAAGGTCGGTCAGGTTGTTGTGAATGAAACACGCTCTTTTTCATTGCTCCCGACAGCGATTCTCCGGTAGTCTTGCTTACCAAAAACGGGTGGGCTGCCTCCTAATGCTGGGTACTAGCCTGCTGACATTCCAGGCATCGGGGCAATCGCTTACACTAAATCAGGTAGTCGAGCAGTCGGTTCGACAGTATCCGTTCCTGAAATCCAAACAGGCTGAGGTTAGTAGCG
Proteins encoded in this region:
- a CDS encoding Rpn family recombination-promoting nuclease/putative transposase, with product METLETSDYRFIPIISDYGFKATFGNETNTLFLRRSLQALTKSAIPIRDIQFEKNAFEALTIDSRSGIYDLACTDEKGNQFIVEMQLAHSPNFIQRMKFYTLHKFNTLVERGQFDYSNLPKIYCIAFLEKSILPTMNYHTIANLRSESGELVDSQISFIIIELAKFDIEAATIQTDLEKLIFTMKTLHTVTEATQYPAFWNEEWLKKAIDELDTRKMSPEERFQFARITAINAEAVNEEKRKIEEMKTEAVKKALIRQKLSIEEIAEDNDVSIDFVLSVQNQFEDQ